Proteins from one Niallia circulans genomic window:
- a CDS encoding YegS/Rv2252/BmrU family lipid kinase: MKYKNALFIYNGNAGKKEIDVQLQSCLHVFAKEIDHLQVFKTNGPNHAAQICEKYGEQTDLVIVLGGDGTIHECVNGLAGLQKRPVLAILPGGTCNDFSRTLNIQQNLQRAAEELVLYGVEEPVDIIQTDSAYFLNFWGIGLVAETSNNIREEEKNILGRASYLLSAIRTIQNTEPKELVMNIDGKEIREKAVLAMVVNGKYIGGKLLPFSTISYNDGLVDVFIVRNTNLQLLKELNDLRKIDFETNEEFKEQVLYMSGKHIKISSEHFVDVDMDGEVYTKTPSELKVLPSHIKMLRPDF, from the coding sequence ATGAAATACAAAAATGCCCTTTTTATCTATAATGGGAATGCAGGGAAAAAGGAAATAGATGTACAGCTTCAAAGCTGTTTGCATGTATTTGCAAAGGAAATTGACCACTTGCAGGTTTTTAAAACAAATGGACCAAATCATGCTGCGCAAATTTGCGAGAAATATGGAGAACAGACAGACCTTGTTATTGTTCTTGGGGGAGATGGCACCATCCACGAATGTGTCAACGGTTTGGCTGGCTTACAAAAAAGACCGGTGCTTGCCATCCTTCCAGGAGGGACATGCAATGATTTCAGTCGTACATTAAATATACAGCAAAACCTGCAAAGAGCTGCTGAAGAGTTAGTTTTATACGGAGTCGAGGAGCCTGTAGATATTATTCAGACAGACTCTGCTTATTTCTTAAATTTTTGGGGGATAGGTCTTGTAGCTGAAACATCAAATAATATTAGAGAAGAAGAAAAAAACATCCTCGGCAGGGCCAGCTATTTATTGAGTGCCATCAGAACTATTCAAAATACTGAGCCAAAAGAGCTTGTTATGAATATAGACGGAAAGGAAATAAGAGAAAAGGCTGTTTTGGCAATGGTTGTGAACGGCAAGTATATTGGTGGAAAATTACTTCCATTCTCAACGATATCCTATAATGACGGTTTAGTAGATGTCTTTATTGTTAGAAATACGAATTTACAGTTGTTAAAGGAGCTTAATGATCTCCGTAAAATAGATTTTGAAACGAATGAAGAGTTTAAAGAACAAGTACTGTATATGAGTGGTAAACATATTAAAATAAGCTCTGAACATTTTGTAGATGTCGATATGGACGGAGAGGTATACACAAAAACACCAAGCGAGTTGAAGGTGCTCCCAAGTCATATAAAAATGCTTCGACCTGATTTTTAA